Proteins co-encoded in one Nicotiana sylvestris chromosome 7, ASM39365v2, whole genome shotgun sequence genomic window:
- the LOC138872780 gene encoding uncharacterized protein encodes MTGCNITPPSVEISMKPQEKKGMENMLSIASKGVVVEEDDTTGVPSDEPYPFANDPGQGSSPQDSVDPAPSPHFYVEPLNMVVPEINYDSEEDTYDLQKGGYGVCSQEESKEQKKEKDDKGWKSYGADTASSEKLVKNSGDRSVKESGDKSNDEQVEKSCRRMQKKSVEKGKSIRKSVKRKMDDDEEPSSIKKAKVSESLSSGKRKLKNHKVLWGRTFASNILELAAMR; translated from the exons ATGACAGGCTGCAATATCACTCCTCCTTCTGTTGAAATTTCCATGAAACCACAAGAAAAGAAGGGAATGGAAAATATGCTCTCCATTGCCTCAAAAGGGGTTGTTGTAGAGGAAG ATGACACTACTGGGGTCCCAAGTGATGAACCTTATCCCTTTGCGAATGATCCAGGTCAGGGGTCATCTCCCCAGGACAGTGTTGATCCTGCTCCTTCTCCCCACTTCTATGTTGAGCCTCTAAACATGGTGGTTCCTGAGATAAATTATGATAGTGAAGAAGACACATATGATTTG CAAAAAGGAGGCTATGGAGTTTgctctcaagaagagtcaaaggagcaaaaaaaagagaaggatgaTAAAGGATGGAAAAGTTAT GGTGCTGATACTGCTTCCAGTGAAAAGTTGGTGAAGAATTCTGGTGACAGGTCAGTGAAAGAGAGTGGTGACAAGTCTAATGATGAACAAGTGGAAAAATCTTGTAGACGTATGCAGAAAAAGTCAGTGGAGAAGGGAAAGTCTATTCGCAAGTCAGTAAAAAGAAAAATGGATGATGATGAGGAACCTAGTTCCATCAAGAAAGCAAAAGTTAGTGAGTCTTTGAGTTCTGGGAAAAGGAAGTTGAAAAATCATAAAGTACTGTGGGGTCGCACATTTGCCTCTAACATTCTAGAACTTGCTGCGATGAGATAA